ttgtttaaaacccAGAGGAAACTCGTGAACATGTAACATAAAGAACTGCATCATCTGCATACATGGAGACCAGAGAGGTTTGTTTGTTCAAACGGATCCATCTGGTCTTAGTTCTCAGCTCCATGGGGGGACAGAAACTAAGACCTGGACCCACAGAACTCTCTGTCTCACCTGGACTCAGATCAGACGTTTTTAGGATACATGGATGAGTCTTAGAGCCACAGATTAGTACTGATGGCCCATTTCATTGAGTTACCCCCAAGTGATCCTTATTATCATCCCTTCATGTTCCAATATTCTGTCctcagttcttcttcttctttgattTGTCACGTTCTCAACAATCTCCTGGAAAAAAACTAGACGTCTGGGTTGTATGTCTTTGTGTGAAAACCTGTTTTGATGCTAAAGTCGAATACAGGAAGGATAAAACCAAGAACTCCTTCCTAAGGAACACCAAATCTGATTCAGTATTTTCATGGATTTTTTCTTGCTGGACATTGATCAGgttacagaaacatgtttttaatttgattcataagcacttttattttataaaggaGCTCAGGGCTGCAGAAGTGTTTGAGTCTGAGGGTTCAGATGATCAGTCCGAGTTATTGATCAGCAGCTGACGGAGAACAAAGTGACAGCAGACTTACTGATTACAGTGTGTTTAtcacagacaggtgtgtgtgttgatgggTGGCTGCTGgtcagtgtgtgtctgagttAATGAGCTCACCTGAGAACAGCTCGTTAATGGTCTCTCGTTAGGCCGTCCTCTCAGGACAAACCCATCATGGATGCTGTTGCATCATCCTCGTGTTGTTTGACTTGTTCCTCAGAGGGTTCCGACACAGATCGGGCCACATTCAGAAGTTCTTCACTTCATTAGAAAGTAAAGTTTGGGTGGACCTGAGACGATTACTCCCACAGAGATGAAAGTCTAGAGGAAGAGCTGACTGCTCGTCTTCctcaggtcacagaaagttctTCGAGTGTATTTCTGGTTAAGACTTTTCAGAATTTAAGAGTAAAGTTTGCAGCTGGTCTCATCATGAAGCCTTCAGGCTGAGACCAGCAGCTTCTACAGAGTTCACGCAACCAAATACCCCTCCTGATTGGTTGAAACCTGTCGCCAAACTGAACGGTCTGCTAATGATCGGGGTGTTTTCAGGGTCGTAGAACCATTAAAGTTCCTCAATTAATCCGTAACTCACCAGCATCTGATAGTGTGTTGGGGCCAGCTACAGCTCATCTTCAATTCTTCTTCCCTCGCCTCAGTTTTCTCCCTCCTCCAAACATTcatctgaaacaggaagtggttctgCGTGTTCCACCAATCCCGTCCAGGCATCACAAACACGTCAAACTGTACAAATTATTCACAACGTTCTAACAACGTTCTGGGCAAACAGATGTAAACAATGGTAATATATAAAAAGTCTGTTAGAACCCATTAGTTTCTGTTAGAACCCAGCAGATTGAACCAATCATTGTCTGCTAGAACCCAACAGCTactgttctgatcattttagctttcagctaccactttgttagttttagctttgaaCTGTTCTCTGATTTGGTTTCCCACAGCTGTTTTCTAAtcaagctttgttttgttttgctcattttagcttctgttctgattgttttaactttagtttCTCCGTTTTAGCTTCTTCcacaaacttcagctgttattCAGCTCTCAGCGCTCCTTCTGTGTTTCACTGCTTTTGTTCTGAATCCTTTAAAGAACTGTTTCTGGGTGGATCAGAACCCGTCAGACCCTCGGACCGTGGACCTCAGAACTGTTTCTGGGCGGATCAGAACCAGTCAGACCCTCGGACCGTGGACCTCAGAACTGTTTCTGGGCGGAACAGAACCAGTCAGACCCTCGGACCGTGGACCTTTTGCGGTTTGTTCCCTCAGATGATGAAGATGTTGTTTGGACTCTAATGAGCTCCTCTGAGAACAGCGCCTCataaaagcagctcagaccCGACCGGAGCAGATCTTCTGGGGGTTCTGGGTCAGACTCAGGGCGAAACACATTGAAGGTTCAGTCAGAACCAAACGTTCAGATGgtttcatgttggctgtttacATGATGGGAACTCAGCAGGAGATTTACTGATATTAATGTTCTGAAGAGATGGTCCTGGTGTCAGCAGGCAGCTGATGGCGTCTTATTGGATCTTATTAATCAGATGTTTATAATCAGATGTTACAGTCAGCTGATGTATTTGATGTTTAGGATCACACGTGATTAATTCGATAtaaaggtgtttgtttttgctgctcctGATGTGTGGAACAGGTTCTGTCTTCAGAACGTTTTAACCTCTGCTGCAGACTCATGTTCTCTCCTCGGCAGTCTGACACCCAGCTGACGGTTCATCTTCTCAGGGTTTTATTTCCTTCAGATGTTCTGATGATGTCtggaatgtttatttttgtttaaatcttaaaGCTCTTTAATCAGCTTCTGTTATTTTCAGTGTGATACAGAGATAAATTTTACAAcaatattttagtgtttttgatcAGATCTTATCAATCAGACATTAATCTGTTGTTAATCAGATGGTTTTGATCAGCTGTTCTTGTTGTCAGCAgtcagctgttgttgttgttgttgttgtgttgtccTGTCCTTGTTTGTCTTCCTCTGACCACTTCTTTTTCAggttcttcttcctcctctctgcaccCCCTGTGATGACGTCAGACCAGGTAAACGTGACGTCAGTCACGCTGGACGgcctgcagcagctgtctgagCTGCGGctgctcttcttcctcatcttcctctctgcCTACTTGTTCGTGCTGTGCAGCGACGGGCTCGTGCTGCTGGTAATCTGCACGCGCCGGAGCCTGCACCAGCCCCTGTTTGTGTTCGTGGCCGCGCTGCTGCTGAACTCGCTGCTGGGCGGCGGCGTCATCTACCCGCGGCTGCTGTGGGAACTGCTGTGGGGGGGCGAGGCAGTGCGCGTCACCCTGTCCGCGTGCGCGTGTCAGGCCTGGGTGGTGTACTCGCTGGACGCCTCCGCCTTCATGCTGCTCGCGGCCATGGCCTTTGACCGGTACGTGTTCATCTGCCGCCCTCTGCGCGCCGCCGCGCTGCTCTCGCCGCGCGCGGTAGCCGCGCTTCTGATGTCCTGCTGGCTGCTGCCCGCCGTCATGGTGGGCGGAGCCACGCTCCTAGCTGCGCGCCAGCCGCTGTGCCGCGCACGCATCAGCAGGCTCTTCTGTGACGTTTACAGCCTGATCCGGCTGAGCTGCGGCGGCCGCACGGCCCTGCTCAGCGAGACTTTCGCGCTACTGACCTCCTCGGCCACCGTACTTCTGCCCTCCGTCTTCGTGCTCTTCTCGTACGGCAGCATCCTGTCCGTGTGCCTGCGCCGCACGCGCTCCTGCAGCAGCAAGGCGCTGCGCACCTGCCTGCCGCACCTGCTGGTCTTCATCAACTACAGCGCATGCGCGGGAGTGGAGGTGCTGCAGCGTCGCTTGCAGGCCGACGGTGAGCCCGCCGCCTCAGTTCTCACCTCCatcatcctggttctggttccgacCGTCTTCAACCCGGTGGTGTACGGCCTTAACATGAGAGCTGTGTCCGGACACCTGAGGGAGCTGCTGGGCTGCACCAGGACCGCCTGATCTGAAGGGTCCGGGTGTCAGTCCGGATCCATGTCccggtccaggtccaggtcaaGGTCCAGGTGTCTGAGGTTCTTCAACAAATATCTGTCCAGCTGCTCGGACTGAATGTTCTGACAGAACCCAGTCTAAGTCTGAGTCTCAGTCTGAGACTCAGTCCAGGTCCAAGTCTGGATCTCAGTCTGGATCTCAGTCTGGGTCTCAGTCTGGGTCtcagtccaggtccaggtccaagtCTGGATCTCAGTCTGGGTCTCAGTCTGGGTCtcagtccaggtccaggtccaagtCTGGATCTCAGTCTAGGTCtcagtccaggtccaggtccaagtCTGGATCTCAGTCTGGGTCTCAGTCCAGGTCCAAGTCTGGATCTCAGTCTGGGTCTCAGTCCAGGTCCAAGTCTGGATCTCAGTCTGGATCTCAGTCTGGGTCTCAGTCCTGGTctaggtccaggtccaggtgtTCTAACAAACATCTGTCTAGCTGCTCAGACTAAATGTTCTGCTGGTATCCCCTGGTTCTGTTCTGAGGTTCTGGTCAGAACTGAAGCAGAAAGTttcatcaaacataaaaacgtCAAACCAAGAGTTCCAAAGTTTTAGAACCACAGAACTGATCAGAACCTTCCTGTTTATTGATGATTGATCAGATTctagaagctgcagctgaaattattattattattgttgataAAGTTCTGTTTGTGCCTCCCCAGCTCATTGTTCTGTTCAGAACCCGATGacaaaactggaataaaatcaataataaattaaaatatatcagactgtttttgaaaataagattaaaatgattaaatctgAACATCAAGTGTTTCTTTAATCACTGGaataaaatgttatgaacacaataaaagaagtcaagtttatttatatagcacatttcagcaacaacaaagtgctttacatcataaaaacacaaaattaaaaagtcataaaaagaacaacatacagtcaccaaTGGAGAAACCAGtacacatccatttattatggTGCTAAAGGAActtaaacaggtgggttttcagccttgatttaaaggaactcagtgtttcagctggtttgcagtcttctggaagtttgttccagatttgtggtgcatagaagctgaaagctgcttctccatgtttggttctggttctgggggtgcagagtagaccagaaccagaagacctgagtgttctggagggttgatccAATAACAGCAGATCTTTAATGGATTGTGATGCTGagccattcagtgatttataaactagcaGAAGTATTTTAGTCTCCTCTCTGAGCTCCAGGGAGCCGGTGGAAGGATTGTAGAACCGGGGTGATGTTCTCtaacttcctggttttagtgagaacacaagcagcagcgttctggatcagctgcagctgtctgattgagtttttaggcagacctgtgaagacgctgttgcagtaatcaGTGCGACTAAAGATAAATGCGTGGAGGAGTTTCTCTAGATCTTGTTGGGACGTTAGTCCTTTAATCCTGgaaatgttcttcaggtgatagaaggccgactttgtaactgtctttatgtggctctgaaggttcaggtccGAGTCCATCCACACCCAGATATCAGGCCTGATAGTTTCTAGCTGGAATAACTGGAGCTGTGTGCTGACTCTGGATCagtcctctttaggtccaaagataattacttgagttttgtttctgttcagctggagaaggttctggcacatccacacattgatttgttctaagcatctgtttggtgattggatgggttcagagtcacctggtgacgtTGTAATGTAGAGCTGAGTATCATCTGCTCAGTTATGGTAActaatcttatttcctgttataaccTGAGCTCGTGGGAGCATATAGACATTAAATAACAGCGGTCACAGGACTGAACCCTGGAGTGCCCCATATGTGACTTCTTTCTGCTTCGATAAGAAGTTACCcattcaaacaaagaaaaccttgttctttatgtaagattCAAACCAATCGAGTACTGGACCCGAGAGTCGTACCCAACTCTCCAGTATTTTCAATAATATGTcatggtcaacagtgtcaaatgctgcgctgaggtccaacagaaccagcactgtggttcttccacagtctgtatttatgtggacaTCATTGAACTCTTTGACGAGGGCCGTCTCAATGCTGTGGTGAGCATAGAAACCAGACTGATCATCATTAGGAAGCCATTTAACTGTTGAAACACAGCTTTTATgataattttgctgatgaatggaagGTTGGAGATTGGCCTATAATTCTGCAGTTGGGATTTgtccagattgttcttttttatcagtggtttgataactgctgtttttaaatcctggGGGAAACACCTGATGAGAGGGACGTTTACGATTTGAATCAGATCAGATGCAACAACAGGCAGAACTTTCTGAAGGAAAGTTGTGGGAGAACAGGAAAAGAACAGgatttttcttaataaattaattaaagtttatttatttatgaacaaactaatatattttattatttgaacttaatttctttattaagtttatttattatttacctaaaataactgttttcaataattttttGCCTTAATAAAGTTTAACTAATGTAGGAAggagaaaggtcagaggtcagcccACCTGGAAAGTCCTTCTGCGCATGCCCAGCAGCCCTGTTGTAGTACCGCGGTGAGTCACCGGGGGGCGCTGCTCGCTTACGCACCTGGAACCTCCTTCTGCGCATGCTCAGGAGGAAAGTAGTTGCTGTGTGTCTCGgagctgttgtttattttttttccttgttttttttttcgtcctTTTCTCCAAACACGATGGCGGGCACCGCGCTGAAAAGGCTCATGGCCGAATATAAACGTGAGTAACGGGACGGAAGTTCCAACCAGTCCGGAatctgttagcattagcagctaGGCTAACCTGACAGATGAAGTTCCGGTGCACCAAACTCCGTAACGAAATGCGACAGTTTAGGGTTTTGTTTCGTTTCTGCTATAATTTGCCACATCAATGAATAAAAGCGTTTTAAACCCCAGTAATGTGAGCGATTCGGCCTCATTTATGCGCAGCTAGCCGTATTTATAACGACAGAATAAGACCTTTTATGATCACTGTGCGGCTCGTCAGCGTTATGATCCAGAACCTTCTCCACAGGGTCGGTTTGTGTCACTTTGAAAAACTGAAACCCACAAACATCGAACAGGAAGACTTTTAGCTAAAGATCAGGAGAATATAGACCTGATCAGATATTCGGTGCGGATGGGGTCCAGTGGTTCTGTTTAACAGCTGTTTCTGACGGgtttctctgtgtttcagaGCTGACTCTGAACCCACCTGAAGGGATCGTTGCAGGTGAGACTCCGCCTCCTTCTGCCACACTTTGAGTGAAGAAAGCTTTTACTCAGCCCTGTGGGGCTGGTTCTTCTGGGCGGTTTTCTTCAGAACAGAACCTGTTCCTGATGagggttctgtttgttctgcaggtCCGGCTAACGAGGAGAACTTCTTTGAATGGGAGGCTCTCATCATGTGAGTACAGACTAGACTGGACTGGACTGCTCAGTCACACATGcgttaccatggaaaca
This genomic stretch from Kryptolebias marmoratus isolate JLee-2015 linkage group LG6, ASM164957v2, whole genome shotgun sequence harbors:
- the LOC108251558 gene encoding olfactory receptor 14J1-like, which translates into the protein MTSDQVNVTSVTLDGLQQLSELRLLFFLIFLSAYLFVLCSDGLVLLVICTRRSLHQPLFVFVAALLLNSLLGGGVIYPRLLWELLWGGEAVRVTLSACACQAWVVYSLDASAFMLLAAMAFDRYVFICRPLRAAALLSPRAVAALLMSCWLLPAVMVGGATLLAARQPLCRARISRLFCDVYSLIRLSCGGRTALLSETFALLTSSATVLLPSVFVLFSYGSILSVCLRRTRSCSSKALRTCLPHLLVFINYSACAGVEVLQRRLQADGEPAASVLTSIILVLVPTVFNPVVYGLNMRAVSGHLRELLGCTRTA